The DNA window CGGCGAGTCATTCTACAACTCGATGCTCACCAGCACGATCAACGAACTCGTCGACGCAGGTATCGCCGTGGAGAGTGACGACGCCTTGGTGATCTTCTCTGAAGAGGTCACCGGCCCCGACGGCAGCGCCGTACCGCTCATGGTGCGCAAGCGCGACGGCGGCTACGGCTACGACACAACCGATCTAGCAACTATCCGCTATCGCATCCACGATCTCAAGGCTAAACGGCTGCTGTACGTCACCGACTCCCGCCAGGCACTGCACTTTCAGTTGATCTTCGAAGCAGCCCGCCGCGCCGGCTGGCTCACCGACGCCGTAGACGCCGAACATGTTGCCTACGGCACCGTGCTAGGCCCGGACGGTCGCCCCTTCAAGACACGTGCGGGTGGCACTGTGCGACTGATGGATCTCCTGGACAACGCGGTCGAACGTGCTCGCACCATTGTTGCGGAGCGCGACCCCGGCATGGCCCCAGCAGATCTCGACCGAATCGCCGAAGCTGCGGGAATCGGTGCCGTCAAGTACGCCGACCTGTCCACCTCCAGGGTCAAGGACTACGCCTTCGATGTGGACCACATGGTGTCGTTCACCGGCAACACTGGCGTCTACCTCCAGTATGCGCACACGCGGATCCGGTCCATCCTCCGCAAAGCCAGCGACGCCGAAATGCCCATCGATCCCAGCATTCCGCTGGCACCGGCCGAACGCGCCCTCGCCCTGGAACTCGATGCCTTTGGCACCACGCTCACCGACGTAGCCGACACCCTCGAGCCGCACCGGCTCTGCGGATACCTCTACGACCTCGCCCGTGACTTCACCACGTTCTATGAAGCCTGCCACGTCCTCAGCGCCGCCGAACCTCTCCGCAGCAACCGGCTCGCACTGTGCCAACTCACAGCCCGCACGCTCGAACATGGCCTTAGCCTCCTTGGCATCAAGGCACCAGAACGGATGTGACCGAAGCATTCAATCGGCATCAGTGGGTCACCGCCGAACCTCAGGGTCCACCCTCGAATCGAGACCGCCATGGCACGGTCCGGATAACGGGCAGCTCCCAACCTCAGCGGTCCAGGCGAAATGAGGCCTACGCGCTGCTGCTGCCACTGGGCGGCTGAGGTGCCTTCCACCTGAGGAACTTTGAACTGTCGCAAGTGGAAGTCTCCCCTGCTCGACAAGCGCTTCCGTGCTTCTACACGCGCCCGACGCCGATCAGTCGTGAACGATTCGCGCTGACGGCGTCCGACGATTTCCGCTGCGGTGACCGATTAAACATCTTGCCGCGGTCACCTGGCATCGCAGCATCGTATCCGAGCTACTCGCCGTACAGAGTGGCGACCTACACGCATTGGATCCTGATGCGGCTGACGGCACTCCCGCACTTGAGATCTAGTGGCGGTGTACCTTGAGCTGCTGTAGACCGATGCGGCAGTCGGAGTGGCTGACGGAAGCTGGAAGACCACTGGCGCCACCCGGACCCGGCAACTGGTGTCTGAACGCCCACTCATTGTTCGATCAGTTGGCGTTCACCGATACGGACCTGTTCAGTGGCCGTCAGTTCCAAGCTGATCGTGCCGGAAGCGCCAGTGTTCGATTCCCACGGCGCCACCCAATACGTCGTGGCCGTGACGGTGAAGCCCTGCTCAGGCTGATCCCTACTCGTCCGCTGATATCGGTAACCACAGTCGCTGGACTCACGGACACCCTTGGCCTCATTGAACGCCTCACCGGGGGTCGAACAGGTAACCGAGGCGCCATCACCCATATCCCACACCACTTCCTCCACCGCAGCGGTCACCGTGACGGACACGCTTCCGGCCGACGCCGAGGCCGTATTGGGGCCCCACGTCTGCGGTGACGGGTCAGCGGCCCACATCCACACCGGCGCACCCACCAGCCCCATCGAGTCAGGATTCCGGGACAACGTCGCCGGAGCCATACCAACACCGATGGCGCCCAACTGCATTGACGTCAAGGCTTGGTAAGCGAGAACCTCGGGGTCGACGGCAATCTCATCGGGCGATGATTCCGACCAAAACAGATAGGTCTCGCCGTAGAAGGTAAGCCCCATATCGGCACAGTAGTAGATAGCGCCTTGCGGATAGTTCCCTTCCCACACCGCATTATCCGGTTCTGGCTGAGGTGTCGCCAATCCTACATAACATTGGCGGCCATTCGACCACGTACCTGTGCCGTATCCAGTTTCAGCGGTACAGGGTACCTCCTCCCGACTTTCACCCCGGATGACGTAGCAGCTGCGCTCAACTCCGTTGTCGTTATCACCGTCGTCCCCCTCGCCGCCTCCATCGTCGTCGTCATCCGTCACCTCGCAATCAATGAAAGTTCCGCTATCGCGATCCCAGCAGATTGCGAGGCCTGCATGGGCTTGCCAAGATAAGGGGCCAACGGCCAAGAAACTCATCAAAACTAAGGGCGCAATAACCTGGACGAGCCAGCGGCAGCGGTTCAGGGGCATGGCTCAGGCTCCGGCGGATCATCATCGGTGAACACCGGTTCGTCGACGACGACTCGCCAGTGGTAATCCTCACTGCCCGACGTATCGTGCAAAAGGTACTGGAAATACACCTCATCACCATTGTGAGTAACGAGACAGCCACGAACCACGATTCGTCGAGGCGCAACCCCTTCCTCAGGCTGATCAGGATCAAGGTCGTGATCAATAACCTCAAAGCCGTGGACTGTTGATTCGCCCGTACGTATACGGCCAGCCGCCCGCGCATCCTGCACACTCTCGTGAACGCTGATCCATGCCTGCCCCATGGCAACCTCGTCCAACTCTTCGAGCTCTAGTTCTGGATCGGAAAAGAGCCGGTCCATCACCGTATGAAAATCGAGAATCGCCAGCTCAGCCGCCCCAGATGCGAGATCCTCTTCGCTTTCAAGCTCCGCCTCCGGCGTTGTTTCATCCGGCGTCGCCGTCTCCTGAGTCGGCGCCGTGAGGGGCGGCCCCACAGGTTCGTCCGGGTCGGCAAACGTCGGGGTGGCAGTTGGCGGCGTTTGAGTGGAGATCGGAGTCGTGCTATCTGGCTCGCTGTTGTTCGTGCATCCGGTGAGCACACACACCGTTATCCCGGTAAGGACAATGGCTCTATAACCCGTCCCGCTCATACTCGCCTTCCGCTCCTTGGTGTCACAGATCTTCGGCGATTCTTACCGTGGCCTCGCCGTGGCTGGTAATAGTGGTTATTCCGATGATGGACAGGAAGACGGTCTTCTCGGTGGTGATTGTCGTGACGGTGATCAAGTCGCCACTGATCGACACGTCGCCCTGGACACCTGCTTCGGCCAGGTAACTTCGCGCAGCGGCAATTGCGGCTCCGGCATCTAGCCCGAAACCACCGCCCAGATCCGTACCGTCGATGTGTTGGCCCGCTGCACGCGCCGCTTCAGCGGCAGCATTATCCGCCCGCTGCATGTTTCGGACCTTCACGCCGCCGTCGAACACGAGCCCGATGATCGCGATCAACGCCACCGCCAGGATGCTCGCGACCAGGCCGATTGCTCCACGCTCGCAATCACTCCGTCGCGGCGCACTCACTGTGTCCGACACGTCTTAGACCCTTCGCGTTCTGCAAATCTCGACATGAAGCGTGCCCCTAGGTCGGATCGCGCTGTGGGCGACTTACGACGTCGTTGATGTTCTTCGGCGCGAGCGAGACTTCCGAACCGGCGCACGCTGTCCTCTCCCTACTGCTCGATGAGCTGCCGTTCACCGATACGCACCGACGCCGAAGACGTCAACGGATCCACATCCAACGTCCCGGACTCCCCCGTCGAAGCCTCCCAACTCGCAGCCCAGATCGTCGTAGCTGTCACCGTGTAGGCCTGATCGCTCTGATCGCCACTGGTGCGCGTGTACAGATACCCACAGTCCGGCGAATCTCGCACACCCATGGCTTCGTTGTAAGGCTGACCTGGCGTGCTGCACGTCTTCGATCCACCGTCGCCCATGTCCCACACGGCATGCTCAACCTCGGCCACCACGGTGACGGTCACACCCTGCTCACTGCCGGATTCCTCCAGCGGCCCCCACGTTTGCGGCGAAGGGTCGACCGCCCACATCCAAACCGGCGCACCGACGAGGCCCATCGAGTCCGAACGCTGCTCCAACGTGGCCGGCGCCATCCCGATCTCGATCGGCTGAAGGTCCATGTCATCGAGGATCTCTTGCGCGAGTGCGGCCGGATCCACCGGCGGAGGCCCCTCGGGGCCTTCCGGAAGCCAAACGGGGGTTCGGGACGCCCACGCTGGTGGATATCCAGATCCGGCCAGCCGAAGGAGTTGATAAATCCACCCTTCCGGGTAGTTTTCCCAGACGCCTGGGTGGAGACAGGTGTCGCAGCCGTGTGTGCCGTGCGGCGCATACATCTCGGCCTCAGACTCACTCATTCGGCGGAGGTATCCGTCGTACTCGGAGACGAAGACGGCGTCTCCATATCGGCATGGGATGTTGAGCGCTGTGGGGTCGTTCTGCGCGCAAAGAGTCCTCTCCGGAACGTCCGGAACGTCCGGAACGTCCGGAGGGTCCGGAAGGTCCGGGCCGTCTGGGTCGTCGTCTACGCATATTCCAAACTGCCAGGTTTGCCCAGGTCTGCAGTCGTCTTGGGGCGGCGTGCTGGCCAGGGTGGCGAACGTGACGCTTAGGATCAACGTGGCGGCAATACCGGTGCCCAGGGCGAGCCGCGCCAACGGCCGGTACTTGCGCCAGCCTGGATGGTCGTTCTCGTTCGGTGTTATCTCACTCGCCATTGGACGCCTCTTTCAGGTGCCTAACGAGAGCAGGGGGATATGGCGCGCCACTGCCGTCGTCGAAGTGAATCAACACGTCGTCGTCCCACACCTCGGCTATGGGTCCGTGGTGATTGGGCTTTGGGTCGATGCCCGTCGCCTGGCGCATGAGGGCCCGTAACTGCGCGAGCCCCTCGTCCAGCACGTATACCCTGACCCCTGATTTGAAATCGGCCATTAGCTGTCACCTCGCCGCCGTCCGGTGGATATAAGACATGGGGAGGGCAGCCCGGTGGCGCGCCGCGTGACATCGAAGGTGCTTGTCGTGGTCATCCCCAGCGGGCGTACTCGCCTGGGGGGATAGCGGTAGGCGGTGCGCCACACTAGCAATCCTCGTCTGACTCGACCTCGGCTTCGTCCAGCAGCCAGGCACTCTGCCCGTCTAGTTCGATGTAATGCCAGGTCATGTGCCACCTGTGCGTTGTCACCGGGGGCTGGTGGATGTCGACTGGCTCGCCGTTGACGTCGACGTATTCCAGTCCGCCGCGGTCGACGCATGCGGTGGAGGTGGCTGTGTCGAGATTGCCGATGGTTTCGAACTCGTTGACCTCGTGGTGCATGACGGTGGTTTCGCCGATCTGGTTGGCTTGGTTGCGCGCCCAGGCGTGGACGAGGCCTTCAAGCTCCAGTCCGGCCACCCCGATAGGGGTCAGAGGCCAGTCGGCGATGACCTCGAGGGGCCAGGCTTCATCGTCTGTGCCCGCTAGCTCGGTGACGTTCGCGTAGTAGTGGTCCATCTTCGCTATGAGGTCTTCGAAGGCGGCTTGGATGTCTTCTTCGGCGAGCTCTTCTTCGGTTGGTTCTGTCGGTTGGGGCGGCGCCGTCAATTCCGGGGCGGTGTCCTCAGTGGGCTCGGCGACCGCCGGTGTGTCGTCGTCAGCGTCGTCGCCTCCACAAGCAGCCACCACGAGCAACATGGCTGCTGTGACCGAGGGGATGAGGTACCGCTTCTGTCGCATCGAGTATCCAATCCTCAAAATTGGCCAACACCAGTCGTCATCGTCATCCACACACGTCCGCTACACCGGTTCCCGTCACCGTCGTGACACCGATGATTGACAGCAGCGTCGTACCTTCGGTGATGGTCGTGGCAACGATGATCACCACCGCCCTCACTCCCGCCCGAACCGATCACTCCACGCTCGCAATCGCTCCGTCGCGGCGCACTCACTGTGTCTGACACGTCTTAGACCCTTCGCGTTCTGGGAATCTCGGCATGAAATGGGCCCCTGGGCCGGATCGCACTGTAGGCGCCTTGCGGCATCGTTGATGTTCTTCGGCGCGAGCCAGACCTCCAAAACCGGCGCACGCTGCCCCTCTCCCTACTGCTCAATGAGCTGCCGCTCACCGATACGCACCGACGCCGAAGACGTCAACGGATCCACATCCAACGTCCCGGACTCCCCCGTCGAAGCCTCCCAACTCGCAGCCCACATCGTCGAAGCCGTCACCGTGTAGGCCTGATCGCTCTGATCGCCACTGGTGCGCGTGTACAGATACCCACAGTCCGGCGAATCTCGCACACCCATCGCCTCGTTGTAAGGCTGACCCGGCGTACCGCACGTCTTCGATCCACCGTCGCCCATGTCCCACTCGACGTGCTCAACCTCAGCCACCACGGTGACAGTCACACCCTGCTCACTGCCGGATTCCTCCAGCGGCCCCCACGTTTGCGGCGAAGGATCCACCGCCCACATCCACACCGGCGCGCCCACCAGACCCATCGATCCTGGGTTCTGGGACAACGTGGCCGGCGCCATCCCGATCTCGATCGGCTGCAGATCCATGTCATCGAGAATCTCCCGCGCGATCTCGGCAGGGTCGCGTCGAGGGGCCTCGCCGATCGGGGTCTCCGCCAACCACATGTGTCCCCGTTCGCCCCAGATCGCGATGGCCGGCGGTATCACTCCGGAGAGTTTGCGCCATTCATAGATCCAGCCGTCGGGGTAATTGTCTGCCCAGTAATGATGGTTATCCCCACCTGGCTCAAACGAGCCGATGCGAGCTTCCGACACCGGGCGCAGGTATCGATCCAGCTCCCTGACGAACAAAAACCCAGCCGACGTGCACGGCGCATTGGGAACAGTGGGGTCGTTCTGATTGCAGCCAGTCTCGGTCTCTGGGTCGTCATCGGGCAAACAGAAGGTACCCGTCCAAGAAGTTCCTGGGGGGCAGTCATGATCTGGCGGGCGGGTCGACGCCTGCGCTGAGGTTGTGGCGATGAGGAGGCCGGCAACTAGCGTTGCAACGCCGCGGCCGATCATTCGCATGGTTCGTCCACTGTCAACGCAATGTCGACAACAACCCAGCCACCATCATCTCCAAACGACGGATGGAACTGCCACGTCATTCGCCAGGTCTGGAACTGGGCCGGGTCGCTGGGGGCGTCGTAGGGATCCCCGTTGTAGTCCACAAGCTCCAGGTTGCGTTGATCAAGGCACGCGGTGGAGGTGGCCGTGCTTACCGTTTCGTCGTCGGAGAGGTCGACCTGTTCAGCGTCGGAGAGCTCCACGTCTTTGACGGTGTGGAAGGCGACGTCGGAGTCCCCGACTTGTTCGATCCCAACAGTCCCCCACACGCTGATCCAGTTCTCAAATTCAAGCCCTGCATCCCCGTAGACGGGCCACGATTCGACGACTTCGATGGCCCACCCCGACTCGTCGGTGGCGTAATCGGAGGTGTTGATCTTTGTGTCCTCCCACGCCACGACCAGTCGTTCGAAGGCGGCCTGGATGTCTTCTTCGGCGAGTTCTTCTTCGGTTGGTTCTGTCGGTTGGGGCGGCGCCGTCAGTTCCGGTGTGGTGTCCTCGGTGGGCTCGGCGACCGGCGGTGTGTCGTCGTCAGCGTCGTCGCCTCCACAAGCAGCCACCACGAGCATCATGGCCGCTGTGACCGCAGGGATGAGGTAACGCTTCTGTCGCATCGAGTATCCAATCCTCAAAGTTGGCCAACAGTCGTCATCCACACGTCCGCTTCACCGGATCGCGTCACCGTCGTGATGCCGATTATTGATAGCAGCGTCGTACCTTCGGTGATGGTCGTGGCAACGGTGATCATCTCCGCCCTCACTCACGCCCAGGCCGATCGCTCCACGTTCCCCGCCACGCCGTCGCATCACGCTCACCGCTGCCTGTAGGTGTCGATTGGACTAACCCCGGTCTTGACAGCGGTGCGCGAGCTTAGACCCGGGATGGGAAGGTCACTCACCTTGATCGGACACGTGATGGTGACCGAGACCGTAGCGTGTTGTCCCGCTGGAACCGCGAATCCCGAAGTATCTACATCCACGCTGGTCGACAGGCACTCAAGCCCTTGGCCTTGCAGGGACATCGCCGCCGCCGACTGCGCCTCGCTGACCGCGGCGGCGGGATGCCGGGCCAACGAAGCCGCACGGGCGGCATCTGCCGCCGCTTGCTCGACTGCGCCCGACGCCAAGATCACTCGGCCCGCCAACGCCAGCACCGCCATCACCAGCAACACCCCCGGCGCAATGATCACCCACTCCAGCGCCACCGACCCCTTCTCACCCGTACGGTGCAAGCCTCGCTTGAACAGCGGCGGTGCGGTCATCGCGTCGTCCACTCGCGTAGCGGTGCCGTCGAAGACTGAGTCACCTTAGGCCCCGAAACCCCGGGAAGCACCGACGGCGCCCTCCCGGTAACGGTGACCGTGACTACGCTCGCAGTGGAACTCTGCGACGTCGACCAACTGCTCATGATCTTTGGACCACCCGCATTAGAGATGAACGCACTCGCACGAGCTGCGCCATCCCCACGAGACTCGGCAGAAGCCACCCGGGCACCCTCTTGCGCAGCGCCCAGCGCGACGTTTCGAGCATGGAACCACAACCCACCCTGGATGATCGCGAAGAGTGCAGCGAGCACCAACGGCCAGACGATGACGGATTCCAGCGCCACCGACCCGCGCTCGTTCCGCTTCCGGCGCGCTGTACTCATCGCTGCCGCCTATGGAGTGATCTCATTGCTGTGTTGTGTTATCACTCGGACGAGCAAGGCAGCCAAGGCAGTGATTACGACGAACGTAGCCGCGGCGATAATGACGTATTCCAAACCCGCCGCCCCGCCCTCACGCCGCCCAGTACTGCCAAGCCGATCACGGACACGACCTCGAACGTGCTCCATGCCCGCGTGCAACCAGGCGCTGACGGCTAGAACCGCCTCATTGTTCATGCTGTTCTCCTCCACGGTCGCACACCGTCTTTGCCGGCACTTGACGATCTCCGTGACCAAACAGTAAGGCTTCTCGCCAGCTAGCGGAACCCCAAGTCACGTCGCAGCCGCCATGTTCACCTCTGATAGCCAACTTCACCCCGCCCCTGTGACACGCCTCCGTCATCCACTGCCATCGCGTACACCCGAGGTCATCGTCAAGGGCAACCATTTCGGCAACCCCAACGTGCTCGAGTTGTGGCGTCCAGACCTGCATCGGGAAGGTCGTTGATGACACACCGCATGATGAGCGCCGCAGCCGACGTCGTTCGACCGCCGCATCACCAGCAGCTTCGGTTTGTCTCGTTCGAGATCACCGGACGCTGTCAGCTGGAGTGCGTTCACTGCTACGCCGACCGCGGACCGTCCGGCACACATGGCCGTATGACCACCCTGGATTGGACGCGACTGATAGACGAGGTCTATGACATGGGCGTGTCGATGGTTCAGTTCATCGGCGGCGAACCTACCCTGCACAACGACCTACCGGACATGATCGAACACGCCCTGGCACGGCACCTTGCTGTCGAGGTGTATACAAATCTAGTACATGTCACACCCAAGCTGTGGGAAGTTTTCGCACGCCCTGGAGTGCGGCTTGCGACGAGTTGGTACTCCGACAACGCGAAAGAGCATGCCGCCGTCACCAGGCGGTCATCCCACTCCCCCACCCGAGCGAACATCGCAGAAGCGGTTCGCCGGTCGATA is part of the Phytoactinopolyspora mesophila genome and encodes:
- a CDS encoding pilus assembly protein TadG-related protein — encoded protein: MSDTVSAPRRSDCERGAIGLVASILAVALIAIIGLVFDGGVKVRNMQRADNAAAEAARAAGQHIDGTDLGGGFGLDAGAAIAAARSYLAEAGVQGDVSISGDLITVTTITTEKTVFLSIIGITTITSHGEATVRIAEDL
- a CDS encoding radical SAM protein, yielding MSAAADVVRPPHHQQLRFVSFEITGRCQLECVHCYADRGPSGTHGRMTTLDWTRLIDEVYDMGVSMVQFIGGEPTLHNDLPDMIEHALARHLAVEVYTNLVHVTPKLWEVFARPGVRLATSWYSDNAKEHAAVTRRSSHSPTRANIAEAVRRSIPIRVGLVGVLKDQRVAKARQVLVDLGVEDIGYDDLRHVGRGAGQPNPDISQLCGHCAQGKLAIGSSGAVWPCVFSRWLPVGNVLVEPLSAILRGSRYLSVVAELDATLTTKLPCVPDMCDPQCGPSCSPACPPSNNCRPVGACVPWYR
- a CDS encoding TadE family protein encodes the protein MSTARRKRNERGSVALESVIVWPLVLAALFAIIQGGLWFHARNVALGAAQEGARVASAESRGDGAARASAFISNAGGPKIMSSWSTSQSSTASVVTVTVTGRAPSVLPGVSGPKVTQSSTAPLREWTTR
- the argS gene encoding arginine--tRNA ligase; this translates as MSNHEVLPLSGHVASAVSEAIDRSRPDLAGADPVVRRSEHADFQSNAAFALAKRVGMRPFDLATELATALDGEQFGCVELSGPGFLNIMVPEHAIWEQMSARLASDRLGIAVSQAERRTVIDYSAPNIAKEMHVGHLRTTIIGDSLARILEFLGAEIVRQNHLGDWGTQFGMLIQYLDEHPDATWRHDELTGKTSAASALDDLYKAARKEFDADPAFADRSRARVVALQSGEPTTTARWQEIVDESENSFRDIYNRLDVLLTPEDSVGESFYNSMLTSTINELVDAGIAVESDDALVIFSEEVTGPDGSAVPLMVRKRDGGYGYDTTDLATIRYRIHDLKAKRLLYVTDSRQALHFQLIFEAARRAGWLTDAVDAEHVAYGTVLGPDGRPFKTRAGGTVRLMDLLDNAVERARTIVAERDPGMAPADLDRIAEAAGIGAVKYADLSTSRVKDYAFDVDHMVSFTGNTGVYLQYAHTRIRSILRKASDAEMPIDPSIPLAPAERALALELDAFGTTLTDVADTLEPHRLCGYLYDLARDFTTFYEACHVLSAAEPLRSNRLALCQLTARTLEHGLSLLGIKAPERM
- a CDS encoding TadE/TadG family type IV pilus assembly protein, with translation MTAPPLFKRGLHRTGEKGSVALEWVIIAPGVLLVMAVLALAGRVILASGAVEQAAADAARAASLARHPAAAVSEAQSAAAMSLQGQGLECLSTSVDVDTSGFAVPAGQHATVSVTITCPIKVSDLPIPGLSSRTAVKTGVSPIDTYRQR